In Candidatus Paracaedibacteraceae bacterium, the genomic stretch TCCTTACCGGCAACCAACATTAAGTCGGCCATTTCATCGACAACAACAACGATATAAGGGAGTGGATTAACGTCCAATGATTGATTTTCAAAAATTGGTTTCCCCGTATCAGGGTCAAATCCTGTCTGAACACGACGCATCAGAATTTCACCACTTTGACGGGCTTCTTTGATGCGAGCATTATACCCATCAATGTTTCTCACACCCAACTTAGACATAGCCCGATAACGGCTTTCCATTTCACGCACCGCCCATTTTAGGGCAACAACAGCTTTTTTAGGATCCGTCACGACAGGCGTCAATAAATGAGGAATCCCATCATAAATCGAAAATTCCAACATTTTCGGGTCAATCATAATAAACTTACATTGCTCTGGCGTTAAACGATAAAGCAGAGACAGAATCATCGTATTGACCGATACAGACTTACCCGACCCCGTTGTCCCGGCGACAAGTAAATGGGGCATCCGCGCCAAATCCGCAATAATTGGGTTACCCCCAATATCTTTACCTAGAATCATAGCTAAACTGGCCGAGTGTTTTTGATAATCGTCAGCCAACAAAAGATCACGCATATAAACGGTTTCACGTACAGGATTTGGCATTTCAATACCAATAACGTTTCGACCAGGAATAACAGCAATACGGGCAGAGTGAGCACTCATCGAACGTGCAATGTCATCAGCTAAGCTAATAACACGCGATGTCTTAATTCCTGCAGCCGGTTTAAGTTCGTACAATGTCACCACGGGGCCCGGACATACACCAACGATTTCACCTTTGACCCCGAATTCAGCTAAGACCTGTTCCAACTGAGCTGCATAGGCTTGTAACTGATCATCAGATATGGTTTTTCCGGATTTCTTAACTTGAACGTCCAGCAAATCAATCGTTGGAAGTTGATAGTCATCCAAATGGGAAGATGGCATAATTGGCTTGGCTTTCGGTTTGAGAACCGGTTTTTCCTGAACCAACGATTCTTCATAGGTCTCGATGGCTTCATCCGAATAATCAGTCTCATTATAGATTGATGTTTTGATTGGGATTGTTGCCGTTGAATCTGCCGACGTTTGAACTCTATCATCAATATTAGCCCGCAAAACAGGATGCTCTAAAGCTGGTTCCTCAGGGGCAACATCATCTTTAGATGATCTTGAGAAAAACCGGTGAACCATACCTGCTAAACCTACCCTTGAAACATGATGAACACCAGCTCCCTTTTGACGAACATAACCGACAATAATACTCCATTGATATAAACTCAATCCCAAAGCAGCAGCATAAAAAACCCCACAAAGAGCGGCACTCATAATTTGAATGATGCTAATACTTTTTGTCGTCATCAATTTTGTGATCAAGTTGATGGCAAAAACACCTAAAACACCACCCAAATGAGGTAAATCAAAAAACCACGTAACTTTTGGTGCCGCAGTTAAAGCCGTGGAACATAAAACCATTGAAATCATCAACAACAATAACTTTAAATAAGGGCGACGAAGTTCACCTTCAGCGATAATGATTCCACCCCAGACAATAAACGCAAGGACAAACAGAAAACTCCCCAGACCAAAACTTTGCAATAATAAATCAGAAATGATAGCACCAAAAGGTCCCGCCATATTATGAAGGACATTATTTGATGCAGCCGTATTCCAAGAAGCATCAAGAGCATAATACGTTAAGATACTCACAAACACACTGAAACCAAACGCAATAATTAAAATACCTGCAAATTGGATCAG encodes the following:
- a CDS encoding DNA translocase FtsK 4TM domain-containing protein, translating into MARRPSSRPTRILPPEIAQMLKHRLIQFAGILIIAFGFSVFVSILTYYALDASWNTAASNNVLHNMAGPFGAIISDLLLQSFGLGSFLFVLAFIVWGGIIIAEGELRRPYLKLLLLMISMVLCSTALTAAPKVTWFFDLPHLGGVLGVFAINLITKLMTTKSISIIQIMSAALCGVFYAAALGLSLYQWSIIVGYVRQKGAGVHHVSRVGLAGMVHRFFSRSSKDDVAPEEPALEHPVLRANIDDRVQTSADSTATIPIKTSIYNETDYSDEAIETYEESLVQEKPVLKPKAKPIMPSSHLDDYQLPTIDLLDVQVKKSGKTISDDQLQAYAAQLEQVLAEFGVKGEIVGVCPGPVVTLYELKPAAGIKTSRVISLADDIARSMSAHSARIAVIPGRNVIGIEMPNPVRETVYMRDLLLADDYQKHSASLAMILGKDIGGNPIIADLARMPHLLVAGTTGSGKSVSVNTMILSLLYRLTPEQCKFIMIDPKMLEFSIYDGIPHLLTPVVTDPKKAVVALKWAVREMESRYRAMSKLGVRNIDGYNARIKEARQSGEILMRRVQTGFDPDTGKPIFENQSLDVNPLPYIVVVVDEMADLMLVAGKEIEAAVQRLAQMARAAGIHLIMATQRPSVDVITGTIKANFPTRISFMVTSKIDSRTILGEQGAEQLLGQGDMLYMAGGGRLLRVHGPFVKDTEVERIVQFLKAQGEPSYIDSVTEDDEDFTAPSEGGEGGDAMYQQAIEVVRREGKASTSFLQRHLQIGYNRAARIVDQMEKEGIISSANHVGKREVIG